In Arthrobacter sp. SLBN-112, a genomic segment contains:
- the adhP gene encoding alcohol dehydrogenase AdhP, which yields MTTTMHAAVVTEFGTDLSVQDIAVPVPGPGQALVKVLTTGVCHTDLHAAEGDWPVKPTPPFVPGHEGVGEVVALGEGVTDLAIGDLVGNAWLWSACGDCQYCRTGWETLCEAQQNGGYSVDGSFGEYMLVDSRFAARIPAGSDPVEVAPVLCAGVTVYKGLKMTEARPGQWVTISGIGGLGHIAVQYAVAMGLRVAAVDIADDKLALAKAHGAEVTVNALHEDPAEVIQRETGGCHGVLVTAVHPSAFGQAIGMARRGGTIVFNGLPPGDFPAPIFDIVLKGLTVRGSIVGTRQDLEEALDFYARGKIHPTVSVRELSEVNAVFDEMKHAKIDGRVVLKF from the coding sequence ATGACGACGACAATGCACGCAGCAGTAGTAACCGAATTCGGCACGGACCTGTCCGTCCAGGACATCGCCGTCCCGGTGCCCGGGCCCGGGCAGGCACTGGTCAAGGTGCTCACCACCGGTGTCTGCCACACCGACCTCCACGCCGCGGAGGGCGACTGGCCGGTGAAGCCCACGCCGCCGTTCGTTCCCGGCCACGAGGGGGTGGGCGAAGTGGTGGCCCTGGGCGAGGGCGTCACCGATCTCGCCATCGGCGACCTCGTGGGCAACGCCTGGCTGTGGTCCGCCTGCGGCGACTGCCAGTACTGCCGCACCGGCTGGGAAACCCTGTGCGAGGCACAGCAGAACGGCGGCTACAGCGTGGACGGCTCCTTCGGGGAGTACATGCTCGTGGACTCGCGCTTCGCGGCCCGCATACCGGCGGGATCCGACCCCGTCGAGGTGGCCCCGGTGCTCTGCGCCGGCGTCACCGTCTACAAAGGCCTGAAGATGACGGAGGCGAGGCCGGGCCAGTGGGTCACCATCTCCGGCATCGGCGGGCTGGGCCACATCGCCGTCCAGTATGCCGTGGCCATGGGCCTGCGTGTCGCCGCGGTGGATATCGCCGACGACAAACTTGCCCTGGCAAAGGCCCACGGCGCCGAAGTAACAGTCAACGCCCTGCATGAAGACCCGGCCGAAGTGATCCAGCGTGAAACAGGAGGATGCCATGGAGTCCTGGTTACTGCGGTGCACCCGTCAGCGTTCGGGCAGGCCATCGGGATGGCCCGCCGTGGCGGCACCATTGTGTTCAACGGACTGCCGCCGGGGGACTTTCCCGCGCCGATCTTTGACATTGTGCTCAAGGGGTTGACGGTCCGCGGCTCGATCGTGGGCACCCGCCAGGACCTCGAGGAAGCCTTGGACTTCTACGCCCGGGGGAAGATCCACCCCACGGTCTCCGTGCGGGAGCTTTCCGAGGTCAACGCGGTGTTCGACGAGATGAAGCATGCCAAGATCGACGGCCGCGTGGTGCTGAAGTTCTGA
- a CDS encoding aldehyde dehydrogenase family protein — protein MTVYAQPGTDGSKVTFKDRYENWIGGEWVAPVKGQYFENITPVTGKAFCEVARGTAEDIELALDAAHKAAPSWGKTSVAERAAILNKIADRIDENLEMLAVAETWDNGKPVRETLNADLPLASDHFRYFASAVRAQEGSLSQLDDNTTAYHFHEPLGVVGQIIPWNFPILMAVWKLAPALAAGNTVVLKPAEQTPTSILVLMELIGDLLPAGVLNVVNGFGVEAGKPLASSPRIRKIAFTGETTTGRLISQYASQNLIPVTLELGGKSPNIFFNDVAQENDAFYDKAQEGFALFAFNQGEVCTCPSRALVQEDIYESFMADAVARVEKMIQGNPLDTETQVGAQASNDQLEKILSYIDIGKQEGAKVLTGGARAELPGDLAGGFYVQPTVFEGHNRMRIFQEEIFGPVVAVTRFSDYNDAMGIANDTLYGLGAGVWSRNGNVAYRAGREIQAGRVWVNNYHAYPAGAAFGGYKSSGIGRENHAMMLDHYQQTKNLLVSYDENKLGFF, from the coding sequence ATGACCGTTTACGCACAGCCAGGAACCGACGGTTCGAAGGTCACCTTCAAGGACCGGTACGAGAACTGGATTGGTGGCGAATGGGTGGCCCCGGTGAAGGGCCAGTACTTCGAAAACATCACCCCGGTCACGGGCAAGGCCTTCTGCGAGGTGGCTCGCGGCACCGCGGAGGACATCGAGCTGGCACTGGACGCAGCCCACAAAGCGGCACCGTCCTGGGGGAAGACCTCCGTGGCTGAACGGGCCGCCATCCTGAACAAGATCGCGGACCGGATCGACGAAAACCTCGAAATGCTCGCCGTCGCCGAAACCTGGGACAACGGCAAGCCCGTCCGCGAAACCCTCAACGCAGACCTTCCGCTGGCCTCGGACCACTTCCGCTACTTCGCTTCCGCCGTCCGGGCCCAGGAAGGCAGCCTGTCCCAACTGGATGACAACACCACCGCCTACCACTTCCACGAACCGCTCGGCGTCGTAGGCCAGATCATCCCCTGGAACTTCCCCATCCTGATGGCCGTCTGGAAACTGGCCCCGGCGCTCGCCGCCGGCAACACCGTGGTCCTCAAGCCGGCCGAACAGACGCCCACGTCCATCCTGGTCCTGATGGAGCTCATCGGTGATCTCCTCCCGGCCGGCGTCCTTAACGTGGTCAACGGCTTCGGCGTGGAGGCCGGCAAACCGCTCGCGTCCAGCCCGCGGATCCGCAAGATCGCCTTCACCGGCGAGACCACCACGGGCCGCCTGATCAGCCAGTACGCCAGCCAGAACCTCATCCCTGTCACGCTGGAGCTGGGAGGCAAGAGCCCCAACATCTTCTTCAACGATGTTGCCCAGGAGAACGACGCCTTCTACGACAAAGCCCAGGAGGGCTTCGCATTGTTCGCGTTCAACCAGGGGGAGGTCTGCACGTGCCCGTCCCGCGCCCTGGTTCAGGAGGACATTTACGAGTCCTTCATGGCGGACGCCGTGGCCCGGGTGGAAAAGATGATCCAGGGCAACCCGCTGGATACCGAGACCCAGGTTGGTGCGCAGGCGTCCAACGACCAGCTTGAGAAGATCCTGTCCTACATCGACATCGGAAAGCAGGAAGGCGCCAAGGTGCTCACCGGTGGAGCCCGCGCCGAACTGCCGGGTGATCTGGCAGGCGGCTTCTACGTCCAGCCCACTGTATTCGAGGGGCACAACCGGATGCGGATCTTCCAGGAGGAGATCTTCGGGCCCGTTGTGGCCGTGACCCGGTTCAGCGACTACAACGACGCCATGGGCATCGCCAATGACACCCTGTACGGCCTGGGCGCCGGCGTTTGGTCCCGCAACGGCAACGTGGCCTATCGCGCCGGCCGTGAAATCCAGGCCGGCCGTGTCTGGGTCAACAACTACCACGCCTACCCGGCGGGTGCCGCGTTTGGCGGCTACAAGTCCTCGGGCATCGGGCGCGAGAACCACGCGATGATGCTGGACCACTACCAGCAGACCAAGAACCTGCTGGTCAGCTACGACGAGAACAAGCTGGGCTTCTTTTAG
- a CDS encoding amino acid permease yields the protein MNLLRTKSIEQSIADADEPGRKLKRSLSTWDLMIMGVAVAVGAGIFSVGAKAAANFAGPAVTLSFAIAAVTCALAIMCYAEFATAIPVAGSAYVFTYATMGELLAWIIGWNLILELFTAAAVIAKYWGIYLSKVFALTGADIPPAIPLGGVDLYWGAFLIVAIFTVLLVLGTKLSARVGNIFTLIKIGVVLFVIVVGFTYVKVENYAPFVPAAEPTAGTGGAYVLKQSFFGFLTGAAPAQYGTLGIFAGAALVFFAFIGFDVVATSAEEVKNPQKTLPRGIFGGLALVTLLYILVSLALTGMVSYTQLAEAKSPTLTTAFEAVGDTSAAKVIAFGSLVGLTTVIMVLLMGLSRVVLAMSRDGLLPRALSKTSEKRSTPARLQIICGAAVALVAGLTNVDLLEEMINIGTLSAFVVVSLGILVLRKKRPDLKPAFRVPFGKVLPVVSAVLCLYLMTNLAVETWIFFAFWLVIGLAIYFAYGQRHSRLNERFAEATASVNSGPVTGRRAAEESDDEDELSRT from the coding sequence ATGAATCTTCTGCGGACAAAATCCATCGAGCAATCGATCGCCGACGCCGATGAACCCGGACGCAAGCTCAAGCGTTCCCTCAGCACCTGGGACCTCATGATCATGGGTGTCGCCGTTGCCGTGGGCGCCGGCATCTTTTCCGTTGGCGCCAAGGCTGCCGCAAACTTTGCCGGCCCCGCCGTCACGCTGTCCTTCGCCATCGCCGCCGTGACCTGCGCGCTGGCCATCATGTGCTACGCCGAGTTCGCCACCGCAATCCCCGTGGCCGGTTCAGCCTACGTCTTCACGTACGCCACCATGGGCGAACTCCTTGCCTGGATCATCGGCTGGAACCTGATCCTGGAGTTGTTCACCGCCGCCGCCGTGATCGCCAAATACTGGGGCATCTACCTCAGCAAGGTCTTTGCCCTCACCGGGGCCGACATCCCGCCCGCCATCCCCCTCGGCGGCGTGGACCTCTACTGGGGCGCCTTCCTGATCGTGGCCATCTTCACCGTGCTGCTGGTCCTGGGCACCAAGCTCTCTGCCCGCGTCGGCAACATCTTCACCCTGATCAAGATCGGCGTGGTGCTGTTCGTGATCGTGGTGGGCTTCACCTACGTCAAGGTCGAAAACTACGCGCCGTTCGTTCCGGCAGCGGAGCCCACCGCCGGCACCGGCGGTGCGTACGTGCTGAAGCAGTCCTTCTTCGGTTTCCTTACCGGTGCTGCCCCGGCCCAGTACGGCACCCTGGGCATCTTCGCCGGTGCCGCCCTGGTATTCTTCGCCTTCATCGGTTTCGACGTGGTGGCTACCTCGGCCGAGGAAGTGAAGAACCCGCAAAAGACGCTGCCCCGCGGCATCTTTGGCGGCCTGGCCCTGGTCACGCTGCTCTACATCCTGGTGTCCCTGGCACTGACCGGCATGGTGTCCTACACCCAGCTGGCCGAGGCCAAGAGTCCCACGCTTACCACCGCCTTCGAGGCAGTGGGGGACACGTCAGCGGCCAAGGTCATCGCCTTCGGCTCCCTGGTGGGCCTGACCACCGTGATCATGGTGCTCCTCATGGGCCTGTCCCGCGTGGTGCTGGCCATGAGCCGCGACGGCCTGCTGCCACGGGCCCTGTCCAAGACCAGCGAAAAGCGTTCCACCCCGGCGCGCCTGCAGATCATCTGCGGCGCCGCGGTGGCCCTGGTTGCGGGCCTTACCAACGTGGACCTGCTGGAGGAAATGATCAACATCGGCACGCTCTCCGCGTTCGTGGTGGTGAGCCTGGGAATTCTGGTGCTCCGCAAGAAGCGCCCGGACCTGAAGCCGGCCTTCCGTGTCCCGTTTGGCAAGGTGCTGCCGGTTGTCTCCGCGGTTTTGTGCCTGTACCTGATGACCAACCTCGCCGTGGAGACCTGGATCTTCTTTGCGTTCTGGCTGGTCATCGGCCTCGCCATCTACTTTGCCTACGGCCAGCGCCACTCGCGGCTCAACGAACGCTTCGCCGAAGCCACCGCGTCCGTCAACAGCGGCCCGGTCACCGGCCGGCGGGCTGCCGAGGAGTCCGACGACGAGGACGAGTTGTCCCGGACCTGA
- a CDS encoding DUF779 domain-containing protein codes for MRIQGLEAAVTLPGEDFSRVALTPAAVDLLRMLWERHGPLMFHQSGGCCDGSSPMCYPAGEFTTGDSDVLLGLFDLSDGGQPMPLEFWMSREQFTYWSHTHLAVDVVPGRGSGFSVEAPEGKRFLIRSTLMDWPV; via the coding sequence ATGCGCATTCAAGGGCTTGAGGCCGCGGTGACGCTGCCCGGGGAAGACTTTTCCCGGGTGGCCCTCACGCCCGCGGCCGTAGACCTGCTCCGGATGCTCTGGGAGCGGCACGGTCCGCTCATGTTCCACCAGTCAGGCGGCTGCTGTGACGGGTCCTCGCCAATGTGCTACCCGGCAGGGGAATTCACCACGGGGGATTCAGACGTCCTGCTGGGACTGTTCGACCTGTCGGATGGAGGGCAGCCGATGCCTTTGGAGTTCTGGATGTCCAGGGAACAGTTCACTTACTGGAGCCACACGCATCTGGCCGTGGACGTCGTACCGGGCCGGGGAAGCGGGTTTTCGGTGGAGGCGCCGGAGGGCAAACGCTTCCTGATCCGCTCAACCCTGATGGACTGGCCCGTCTAG